A genome region from Primulina eburnea isolate SZY01 chromosome 9, ASM2296580v1, whole genome shotgun sequence includes the following:
- the LOC140840567 gene encoding uncharacterized protein, translated as MSCLLRHRLRNNTNRTISLREIDFHGCCIGMTQLEPHETRGNFPAAMYLRHSYNRHTIYTIVIVVDNDVVFGFLIPICFVAYFELIFDIDEGSHTLIVSGIEAQSTDYFPCWCLPLWNCFTDSGRLTDYVLISGFKAVKAKKNRRLRSGQEMMNIYVMINYDGERKKNDEGGFIWSSGAHTKWRGISIDKNNITLDGVADQICEALGLNASQTKLSFCHLPENYATHPSYIQDSRSLKEYLTFFPRIYKTIPKLHVKMVSST; from the exons ATGTCTTGTCTCCTTCGACACCGGTTGAGAAACAACACTAACAGAACCATCTCCCTGAGGGAGATAGACTTTCATGGCTGTTGCATTGGAATGACACAGCTGGAGCCACACGAAACGAGAGGCAACTTCCCAGCTGCTATGTACTTGAGGCACAGTTACAACCGGCACACCATATATACGATTGTCATTGTTGTCGACAATGACGTGGTATTTGGTTTCCTCATTCCCATCTGTTTTGTTGCATACTTTGAGCTAATCTTTGACATTGACGAGGGCAGTCATACGTTGATCGTGTCTGGTATCGAGGCACAGTCGACGGATTACTTTCCCTGTTG GTGTTTGCCCTTGTGGAACTGTTTTACAGATAG TGGCAGGCTAACGGACTATGTTTTGATCAGCGGATTCAAGGCCGTTAAAGCTAAGAAAAACAGACGTCTCCGCTCAGGCCAG GAAATGATGAACATTTATGTGATGATTAACTACGACGGAGAACGGAAGAAAAATGACGAAGGCGGCTTTATATGGTCCAGCGGGGCTCATACCAAATGGAGAGGTATTTCAATCGATAAGAATAATATAACCCTAGATGGAGTGGCCGATCAGATTTGCGAGGCTCTTGGTTTGAACGCTTCGCAAACCAAACTTAGCTTCTGTCATTTGCCAGAAAACTATGCTACACATCCCTCTTACATTCAAGACTCGCGATCTTTGAAAGAATATTTAACCTTTTTTCCGAGAATTTACAAGACCATACCCAAGCTGCACGTAAAGATGGTCTCAAGTACGTGA
- the LOC140842082 gene encoding uncharacterized protein — protein sequence MSCLLRHRLRNNTNRTLCLREIDVGGCCMGVTQLEPHETRDNFPAAIYLNRGHRSTVYLIVIAIDKCLVFGALAPFCFVKYFELIFDIDEGSHTLIVSGIEAQSTDYFPCWCLPLWNCFKDSGRLRDYVMISGFKAIKAKKKRRLRSGQEMMTIYVMINYDGERKKNDEGGFIWSSGAHTKWRGISIDKNNITLDGVADQICEALGLNASQTKLSFCHLPENYATHPSYIQDSRSLKEYLTFFPRIYKTIPKLHVKMVSST from the exons ATGTCTTGTCTCCTTCGACACCGGTTGAGAAACAACACTAACAGAACCCTCTGCCTGAGGGAGATTGACGTTGGTGGCTGTTGCATGGGAGTGACACAGCTGGAGCCACACGAAACGAGAGACAACTTCCCAGCTGCTATATACTTGAATCGCGGTCACCGCAGTACCGTATATCTGATTGTCATTGCTATCGACAAATGCTTGGTATTTGGTGCCCTCGCTCCCTTCTGTTTTGTTAAATACTTTGAACTAATCTTTGACATTGACGAGGGCAGTCATACGTTGATCGTGTCTGGTATTGAGGCACAGTCGACGGATTACTTTCCCTGTTG GTGTTTGCCCTTGTGGAACTGTTTTAAAGATAG TGGCAGGCTAAGGGACTATGTTATGATCAGCGGATTCAAGGCCATTAAAGCTAAGAAAAAGAGACGTCTCCGCTCAGGCCAG GAAATGATGACCATTTATGTGATGATTAACTACGACGGAGAACGGAAGAAAAATGACGAAGGCGGCTTTATATGGTCCAGCGGGGCTCATACCAAATGGAGAGGTATTTCAATCGATAAGAATAATATAACCCTAGATGGAGTGGCCGATCAGATTTGCGAGGCTCTTGGTTTGAACGCTTCGCAAACCAAACTTAGCTTCTGTCATTTGCCAGAAAACTATGCTACACATCCCTCTTACATTCAAGACTCACGATCTTTGAAAGAATATTTAACCTTTTTTCCGAGAATTTACAAGACCATACCCAAGCTGCACGTAAAGATGGTCTCAAGTACGTGA